One Podarcis muralis chromosome 1, rPodMur119.hap1.1, whole genome shotgun sequence genomic window carries:
- the SVIP gene encoding small VCP/p97-interacting protein isoform X1, translating into MGMCLPCMGGAADDVVETPDPELKRRQLAEAAEKRQMESASRGIKNPSSVEERKRKQEEMEKRLESGLGPGGGGLRVIMHKIKRCNFFFPTPLFKWQVG; encoded by the exons ATGGGGATGTGCTTGCCCTGCATGGGGGGAGCCGCCGACGACGTGGTGGAGACGCCCGACCCG GAGCTGAAAAGAAGACAACTCGCAGAAGCTGCAGAAAAAAGGCAGATGGAG TCTGCTTCTCGGGGTATAAAGAATCCATCTTCTgtggaggaaaggaaaaggaaacaggagGAAATGGAAAAACGCCTTGAATCAGGCCTCGGACCAGGCGGCGGCGGACTGAGAGTAATTATGCATAAGATTAAACGCTGTAatttcttcttccccaccccactttttaaa
- the SVIP gene encoding small VCP/p97-interacting protein isoform X2 encodes MGMCLPCMGGAADDVVETPDPELKRRQLAEAAEKRQMESASRGIKNPSSVEERKRKQEEMEKRLESGLGPGGGGLRWQVG; translated from the exons ATGGGGATGTGCTTGCCCTGCATGGGGGGAGCCGCCGACGACGTGGTGGAGACGCCCGACCCG GAGCTGAAAAGAAGACAACTCGCAGAAGCTGCAGAAAAAAGGCAGATGGAG TCTGCTTCTCGGGGTATAAAGAATCCATCTTCTgtggaggaaaggaaaaggaaacaggagGAAATGGAAAAACGCCTTGAATCAGGCCTCGGACCAGGCGGCGGCGGACTGAGA